The Staphylococcus carnosus genome has a segment encoding these proteins:
- a CDS encoding MFS transporter has product MVKKINQQDKSYSNKILTSSMLGFGLENMDVMFLAFALSSIINEFHITSAEAGLISSITNFGMLFGGVIFGVLADKYGRIRIFTYTIFLFAIATALLSIAHNIYIVYILRFIAGMGGGGEFGIGMALVAEVFAMKKLGRVSSVVAIGGQVGALTAALLAAAILPLWGWRALFLIGVIPVILAFYIRRNLDETDAWKRTKAKQTLEKKENSPITLLFNSKNKAHTTIALTIMSSVQVAGYFGLMNWLPSILQKQHGLSVSNSSLWTISTIIGMSLGMLCFGQILDKFGAKISYSIFLIASAASVFLYVFAQSSIALLIGGAFVGFFVNGMFAGYGAVISSFYPTHIRSTANNVIFNVGRAVGGLSPIAIGFLMDHSGMLGTMIFLACLYMISLVMLLSLKHIPLRGKRYLENA; this is encoded by the coding sequence ATGGTAAAAAAGATTAATCAGCAAGACAAGTCATATTCTAATAAGATACTTACATCTTCTATGCTTGGATTCGGTCTTGAGAACATGGACGTGATGTTTTTAGCATTTGCATTATCAAGTATTATTAATGAATTTCATATTACGTCTGCAGAAGCGGGGCTTATATCATCAATTACTAATTTTGGTATGCTTTTTGGCGGCGTGATTTTCGGAGTGCTTGCTGATAAATATGGACGTATTCGTATTTTTACATATACGATATTCTTATTTGCGATTGCTACTGCATTGCTTTCAATAGCGCATAACATTTATATTGTATATATTTTACGTTTCATTGCCGGAATGGGAGGCGGCGGAGAGTTTGGAATTGGAATGGCACTCGTAGCCGAAGTGTTTGCGATGAAAAAGTTAGGAAGAGTATCTTCAGTTGTTGCGATTGGCGGTCAAGTGGGAGCTTTAACAGCAGCATTGCTTGCTGCAGCAATTTTACCTTTATGGGGATGGCGTGCGCTCTTTTTAATCGGTGTGATTCCAGTTATTTTAGCTTTCTATATTCGCCGAAATCTCGATGAAACAGATGCTTGGAAACGTACAAAAGCAAAACAGACGCTAGAAAAGAAAGAGAATTCACCGATTACGCTTTTGTTTAATTCAAAGAATAAAGCACACACAACTATCGCTTTGACAATAATGTCTAGTGTACAAGTAGCAGGATACTTCGGTCTTATGAACTGGTTGCCTTCAATTTTGCAAAAGCAACATGGATTAAGTGTCTCCAACTCATCTTTATGGACGATAAGTACAATTATTGGTATGAGCCTTGGTATGTTGTGCTTTGGACAGATTCTTGATAAATTCGGAGCCAAAATATCATATAGTATTTTCTTAATTGCCTCTGCGGCTTCTGTATTTCTTTATGTTTTTGCGCAAAGTTCCATTGCTTTATTAATCGGTGGTGCCTTTGTCGGCTTTTTCGTTAATGGAATGTTTGCGGGTTATGGGGCTGTTATCAGCAGTTTTTATCCCACACATATCAGAAGTACGGCCAATAATGTTATTTTCAATGTTGGGCGTGCAGTAGGGGGATTATCGCCGATTGCGATTGGCTTCTTGATGGATCATTCAGGTATGTTAGGTACAATGATTTTCCTTGCTTGTTTATATATGATTTCACTCGTGATGCTTTTATCATTGAAACATATTCCGTTGCGCGGGAAACGCTATTTAGAAAACGCATAA